One Coccinella septempunctata chromosome 8, icCocSept1.1, whole genome shotgun sequence genomic window carries:
- the LOC123318961 gene encoding coagulation factor IX-like: MVVDKAFSAIFLCTFFVTCGCFPDLDATHTSLIRNDTSTSTRHGKLLFNQLASIFNVFGGIPSITDDDDSDDDDDGAREKNCTCECGISNQEDRIVGGRPTSPNRYPWIARIVYDGHFHCGGSVISKDYVLTAAHCVRKLKRSKIRVILGDHDQSTMTDAPAKMRAVAEIIRHRNFDTDSYNHDIALLKLRKPVDFGKNIKAVCLPKTSDPSGKVGTVIGWGRTTEGGMLPSVVQEVQVPILTLSQCRAMKYRASRITPYMLCAGRGSMDSCQGDSGGPLVIQNKDKYEVVGIVSWGIGCGRPGYPGVYTRVSKYLNWLRLNLEDTCVCS; encoded by the exons ATGGTGGTGGATAAGGCTTTTAGTGCGATTTTTTTGTGTACGTTTTTCGTGACATGCGGCTGTTTTCCAGACTTAGATGCG ACTCACACATCTCTAATTCGAAATGATACATCCACAAGTACAAGACACGGAAAACTACTATTCAACCAATTAGCCAGCATTTTCAATGTTTTCGGTGGTATTCCATCAATTACAGACGATGACGACAGTGACGACGACGATGATGGAGCTAGAGAAAAAAATTGCACGTGCG aatgtgGCATATCGAACCAAGAAGACAGAATTGTTGGTGGTCGTCCAACAAGTCCAAATAGATATCCATGGATAGCAAGAATTGTGTATGACGGCCATTTTCACTGCGGTGGTTCAGTAATCTCCAAAGATTATGTTTTGACTGCTGCTCATTGTGTTAGAAA gttGAAACGTTCTAAAATAAGGGTGATCTTGGGTGATCACGACCAGTCTACGATGACCGACGCACCTGCCAAAATGAGAGCAGTTGCCGAAATAATTAGACATAGGAACTTCGATACTGATTCTTACAATCATGACATAGCTCTTCTGAAGTTGAGAAAACCTGTAGATTTCGGAAAGAACATCAAAGCTGTTTGTTTACCAAAAA CTTCCGATCCTTCGGGCAAGGTAGGTACGGTAATTGGTTGGGGAAGAACAACAGAAGGAGGGATGCTACCAAGTGTGGTGCAAGAAGTACAAGTTCCCATATTGACCCTGTCTCAGTGTCGGGCAATGAAATATAGAGCTTCCAGGATAACCCCTTATATGCTTTGCGCGGGTAGAGGATCCATGGATTCTTGTCAAGGGGACAGTGGAGGTCCTTTGGTGATACAGAATAAGGACAAATATGAAGTTGTTG GAATTGTCTCATGGGGCATAGGTTGCGGTAGACCAGGCTATCCCGGTGTCTACACAAGGGTTTCAAAGTACCTGAATTGGCTGAGGCTGAACTTGGAAGATACCTGTGTTTGTTCGtga
- the LOC123318959 gene encoding cullin-associated NEDD8-dissociated protein 1 — MASVSYQIANLLEKMQSNDKDFRFMATNDLMSELQKDSIKLDDDSERKVVRMLLKLLEDKNGEVQNLAVKCLGPLVNKVKEVQVESIVETLCTNMISDKEQLRDISSIGLKTVIAELPQATGGLSGNICRKITGRLTTAIEREDVSVQLEALDIISDLLFRFGTVLQSFHGMILTALLPQLSSQRQAIRKRTITACSNLVPSCNPALYNKIIEYLYNGLCSDVPSSQMRTYVQCVAAVCRQSGQKFGEFIPKFVPLILRCSEVDDDELREFSLQAFESFVTRCPKEITEHIPNIIDLSLRYMTYDPNYNYDEDEVNMEDMEGCEDEDDAEDNDEYSDDDDMSWKVRRSAAKCLESVISTRHDLLSDFYVSLSPALIGRFKEREENVKSDIFHAYIALLKQTKSTINHNVDPDSMEQEEVPLFLLQKQVPLLVKGLQNQMKEKSMKTRQDCFHLLKELCNALPGALAQHIGDIIPGLLYSLGEKNVSSNMKIEALSFIHTLLTSHHPEAFHPYINVLLPPIINAVGDSFYKITAEALNVLQELVKVIRPLNMKSQFDYEPYVPQIYQCTLVRLKAADIDQEVKEKAISTMGQIICNFGDELQHELPTCLPIYIDRLKNEITRLTCVKALTKIAGSPLEIELPILGEGIPILASFLRKNQRALKLGSLQLLNVLFIKYQKCVYVDMIECVIVELPPLLDEADLHIAQWTLVILKSIAEHYPAALKDINNTILPQIMKLVKSPLLQGSALNALLDFFRALVKCNLPELTFNHLIQKFVEPITKRTPCHLHKQAFYSLAKCVAAITVTCQSHALPIVPQFIQEIQKAENDTQQIFALLVVGEIGREIDLTPMSNLKPVILQSFSAVSEEVKSAASYALGSISIGNLEQYLPFILKESEEQPKRQYLLLHSLKEVITCLSATPAGVQQLLPFVPAIWTQLYRHCECTEEGTRNVVAECLGKLTLIDPANLLPQLKASLKSESPFMRTTVVTAIKFTISDQPSAIDPLLRQCIAEFLNALEDPDLNVRRVALVAFNSAAHNKPSLIRDLLNQVLPQLYIETKVRKELIREVEMGPFKHTVDDGLDIRKAAFECMYTILDSCLDRIDIFDFIDNVEGGLKDHYDIKMLTYLMVARLAQICPGAVLQRLDRLVEPLRATCTMKVKANSVKQEYEKQDELKRSALRAVHALLSIPDADKNPQLQDFVNQIKNSSELDTIFESVKKDSSSSNHNECVMMDQS, encoded by the coding sequence ATGGCTAGCGTATCATATCAAATAGCCAACCTGTTGGAAAAGATGCAGTCCAACGACAAAGATTTTCGCTTTATGGCAACAAATGATCTGATGTCAGAACTGCAAAAGGACAGTATCAAATTAGATGATGATTCTGAAAGAAAGGTTGTGCGAATGCTACTTAAATTATTAGAAGATAAGAATGGTGAGGTCCAAAACCTAGCTGTTAAATGTCTGGGTCCTTTGGTGaacaaagttaaagaagtacaGGTTGAATCGATTGTTGAGACTTTGTGTACGAATATGATATCTGATAAGGAACAATTGCGTGATATATCTAGTATTGGACTTAAGACAGTCATCGCTGAACTCCCACAAGCTACAGGAGGTCTATCTGGGAATATATGTAGAAAAATAACTGGGCGATTAACTACTGCCATTGAAAGAGAAGATGTGTCTGTCCAGTTGGAGGCGCTTGATATAATTTCAGATTTGTTGTTTCGTTTTGGAACTGTACTTCAAAGCTTCCATGGTATGATATTAACAGCACTTTTACCCCAACTGAGCTCACAGAGACAGGCCATTAGAAAACGTACCATAACTGCTTGCAGTAATCTCGTTCCTTCATGTAATCCAGCTCTCTATAATAAGATAATTGAGTATCTTTACAATGGCCTCTGTTCTGATGTACCAAGCTCTCAGATGAGAACATATGTCCAGTGTGTTGCCGCGGTTTGTCGACAATCTGGTCAAAAGTTCGGAGAATTCATACCAAAATTCGTTCCCCTAATTTTGAGGTGCAGCGAAGTGGATGACGATGAGCTTAGGGAGTTTTCACTACAGGCGTTTGAAAGTTTCGTCACAAGATGCCCCAAAGAAATTACAGAACATATACCAAACATCATAGATCTATCCTTAAGATATATGACTTACGATCCTAACTACAATTACGATGAAGACGAAGTTAACATGGAAGACATGGAAGGCTGTGAGGACGAAGACGATGCCGAAGACAATGACGAGTACAGCGATGATGACGATATGAGCTGGAAAGTTAGGAGATCTGCCGCTAAATGTCTTGAGTCCGTGATCTCCACCAGACATGATCTACTGTCAGATTTTTATGTAAGCTTATCACCAGCTCTTATTGGAAGGTTTAAGGAGAGGGAGGAGAATGTTAAGTCAGACATCTTCCACGCTTACATAGCGCTCTTAAAACAAACTAAATCCACTATAAATCACAATGTTGACCCTGACTCGATGGAGCAAGAAGAGGTTCCTCTGTTCTTGCTACAGAAACAGGTGCCACTGCTTGTGAAGGGTCTCCAGAATCAGATGAAGGAAAAGAGCATGAAGACTCGTCAAGACtgttttcatcttctgaagGAGCTGTGCAACGCTCTACCTGGTGCACTAGCCCAACATATCGGTGACATTATCCCTGGTTTGCTGTATTCTCTTGGCGAGAAAAACGTCAGTAGCAACATGAAGATCGAGGCTCTTTCCTTCATCCACACCCTTCTCACCTCCCATCATCCGGAAGCCTTCCACCCTTACATTAACGTATTGTTACCCCCCATCATAAACGCTGTCGGCGACAGCTTTTACAAGATCACAGCGGAGGCCCTCAACGTTCTGCAGGAACTGGTGAAGGTCATCCGCCCCCTTAAcatgaaatcccaattcgattaTGAACCGTATGTCCCACAAATTTATCAGTGCACGTTAGTGAGGTTGAAGGCCGCAGACATTGATCAAGAGGTCAAAGAAAAGGCTATCTCCACCATGGGCCAGATAATTTGCAACTTCGGGGATGAGCTGCAGCATGAGTTACCCACCTGTCTACCTATCTACATCGACAGATTGAAGAACGAGATAACGAGGCTGACTTGCGTGAAGGCTCTCACGAAGATCGCTGGGTCTCCTTTGGAAATAGAATTGCCCATATTGGGCGAGGGTATACCGATCCTAGCGTCGTTCCTGAGGAAGAACCAGAGGGCGCTCAAACTCGGCTCGTTGCAGTTGCTGAACGTTCTGTTCATCAAGTATCAAAAGTGTGTGTATGTAGATATGATAGAGTGTGTTATAGTGGAACTTCCACCTTTGTTAGACGAGGCTGACCTACACATAGCTCAGTGGACTTTGGTCATTTTGAAATCCATAGCGGAGCACTACCCTGCCGCCCTGAAAGATATCAACAATACCATTCTGCCACAGATAATGAAGCTGGTGAAGTCGCCGTTGCTTCAGGGCTCGGCCCTGAACGCCCTCCTAGACTTTTTCCGCGCCCTAGTCAAGTGTAACCTCCCAGAACTGACGTTCAACCATCTGATCCAAAAATTCGTCGAGCCGATCACCAAGAGAACGCCGTGTCACCTCCACAAACAGGCGTTTTATTCGTTGGCCAAGTGCGTGGCCGCCATAACTGTCACTTGTCAGTCGCACGCCCTACCCATAGTGCCGCAGTTTATCCAAGAGATCCAGAAGGCTGAGAACGACACCCAGCAAATATTCGCTTTGTTGGTGGTCGGTGAGATCGGAAGGGAGATCGACCTAACCCCAATGTCCAATCTGAAACCTGTGATATTACAATCTTTCTCCGCGGTCTCCGAGGAGGTTAAATCGGCAGCAAGCTACGCGCTGGGTAGCATTTCCATCGGTAACCTAGAACAGTATTTACCCTTCATACTGAAGGAGAGCGAGGAACAGCCGAAAAGGCAGTATCTTTTACTGCATTCGTTGAAAGAAGTGATCACCTGTTTGTCCGCCACGCCGGCGGGCGTTCAACAGCTTCTTCCGTTCGTACCAGCGATCTGGACGCAGCTGTACCGCCATTGTGAATGCACCGAAGAGGGTACGAGGAACGTAGTTGCTGAATGTCTGGGTAAATTAACCCTGATCGACCCAGCTAACCTCCTACCCCAACTGAAGGCTTCGTTGAAGTCAGAATCTCCCTTCATGAGAACGACGGTTGTGACCGCCATCAAGTTTACCATATCCGATCAGCCTTCAGCCATTGATCCCCTACTTCGTCAGTGCATAGCGGAGTTCCTGAACGCCTTGGAAGACCCAGATTTGAACGTGAGACGCGTGGCGTTGGTGGCGTTCAACTCGGCCGCCCACAACAAGCCGTCTCTGATTAGGGACCTCCTGAACCAGGTGTTACCGCAGCTCTACATCGAGACCAAAGTGAGAAAAGAACTGATCAGGGAAGTGGAGATGGGGCCGTTCAAGCATACCGTAGACGACGGTTTGGACATACGAAAAGCAGCCTTCGAATGTATGTACACAATCCTGGATTCTTGCCTGGATAGAATCGACATATTCGATTTCATCGATAACGTGGAGGGAGGTCTGAAAGATCATTACGACATCAAGATGTTGACTTATCTGATGGTCGCGAGGTTGGCTCAGATATGCCCAGGGGCCGTTTTGCAACGTTTAGATAGGTTAGTAGAGCCCTTGAGGGCTACATGCACCATGAAAGTTAAGGCGAACTCCGTTAAGCAAGAGTACGAAAAACAAGATGAACTGAAGAGGTCTGCCCTGAGGGCCGTGCACGCCTTGCTGAGCATCCCCGACGCGGACAAGAACCCCCAGCTGCAGGACTTCGTGAATCAAATCAAGAATTCGTCAGAGCTAGATACCATATTTGAATCGGTCAAGAAAGACTCTTCGTCTTCTAATCATAATGAATGTGTTATGATGGATCAGAGTTAA